From the Antennarius striatus isolate MH-2024 chromosome 15, ASM4005453v1, whole genome shotgun sequence genome, the window GAAAACTCACAAGGAATAAGAGGTGGGGAAATTCCTCTTCCAGAAGGGAGAAAAATACACTTGATAGTAAAATTCCACAGTGGACAATCACCAAAACAGAATTCTAGAAAAGTTGTAAACAGAATGATGATGCAAAGGATGTTGAGCAACTCCACTCCACAGGGAGACCTAGAAAGAGGACAAACTGCACAAATGCTCAAGATGCAAAGCTGAGAAAAGCacaaatggaggaaaaagaaacaaatgtctaGGctgacagcattttcaaaagtaATAATAGATTAGATTTTGAGTTTAAAACTTGCAGATCATATTAATAACAGACTTGATGTTAAATTATGAGTTTAAAGTTTGGACTTTGACCTCAGCAGAGTTAAACTGTCTAATATCAACAGGGAGGTTATTCCTAGGATGGAGTATAATCTTTAAGAAGATCAGAAAACATTTATGATTTCATAATTCATCTGAAAAACCATAGAGATTGACTGCTTTATCCACTAAGTAATTCATACTGATAATCTTACACCCAACTGAGTTATATATCAGTTTTATCAGTTAAGAAAGGGGATAAAAAGGGTTTTTCTTTGAAGAAGGtatcaaaataaatcttttaattGTGCCTTGTACAATATAACTCAATGGAAAGTTCCATATCGGAGATCATGCAAACGTATTAACGAATGTTCTCCGCAGACTAAACGCTCTGTCAGCATAGGAATAACACGTCAAACATGAAGTTCAGTGTTCCTGCAAAATGTTTATTACTTTCAGGACTACATTAATAAAATCAGCAAAAAGTTAGATGATCAATCATCAAGAGACTGTTCATTTGTTGTGTTCTAGCATTCTTTGAGCTGAGTGGAACTCGACGGTCTATCTCAGTTTCTGTTATAACGACGGCAacaatacacatacacaaagttTACATAGAGAATCCCTAACATATATACAGTGGAGAAGGAAGTTTGCAAAACCGTGTGAAACCCTACCAATGacctacatactgtatattccctatttgaaatataaaacactgtttatgtttaaaacaaaaataaaaattgaacaaGCTGGAAATGATGTTTGCAATAATATATGCGGACTTGACTAACCTTTCATAATTATCTTGGTTTGGGTCGTAGTTTTGTGTTATAGTTACAGTCAGGAACAAATCCTTTCCCTGATAGAATACTTTTGTCTCATCCATCAATCCCAAACTTTACAGTGCGGTTATACTGTGTCACAATGCTATAATTTTGGGGTTATAGCTGAGACTTAATTTTTCTGTGGAGTCTCAGATGATGGCTTTTCTCATTCTCATGTAAAAGTTCTGCCTGTAAGATTAAATTTACCTATTTGTGGAACATtagaaaataacaataataattgtgcatgtatgtatgtgtgtgtgtgtgtgtgtgtgtgtgtgtgtgtgtgtgtgtgtgtgtgtgtgtgtgtgtgtgtgagcgcccgtatgtgttaattacagttTGTTATGAATATTCAGCCCTGGCTTAGATACTCGAGTTATGACCTCACTTGTATGGATTCCAGGGTGgtcctttcacacacacacacacacacacacacacacacacacacacacacacacacacacacacacacacacacacacacacacacacccacacacacacacacacacacacacacacacacacacacacacacaagcacacacacacgctcacactctTAGCCAGACTTCATCACACATTACTAACAAGCATGATGCGAGTGTGTCGACACACACTCAAGAACAGCAAGCATTTTGTTCTCTATCTTTTACACCCGGggttcaaaacacacacacacacgcacgcacgcacgcacgcacgcacacagtcaTTGAAACCTTCTCTTtcagtgtgtgcacacacacctaAAGGCAGTAACAGAGAAACATAAAATCCCATTTCTCTTGCTCAATGTTTCCCCTTTGCATAACACACCCTCTAAATACtgtattaaacacacacacacacacacacacacacacacacacacacacacacacacacacacacacacacacacacacacacacacacacacacacacacacacacacacacacacacacacacacacacactttcttttaGGCTCCAAGGGTCTGGTGAAATTGTTGGGTTGTGTTTTGAGAGGCAACTGACTCATCCTCCACTATCCAGTACTCAGGCTCCAAATGCCCCAGCTACTGCTCCCCCTGGTAATGGTCACAAGCCACAGATGACAAAAAGAATCAGTGAGCTTTCATCTGCGGCGGTACCACAGAGGCCTCTCGCCTGCATTATGGAGGTTGTCATTGCTGAGCAGCTCCTCTTTGTGATTCCATAATGGTTGTGTTAGTGCTTCCTCAGCTCATAAACATCAATTAAAAGCCTGAAAATTATATGTAGGTTTGATATCTTTCTTCATAAAGCAATTCTGAAACACCAAAGGGAAAAGAAAGCGattacaaacaggaaatgagtgTTTTCTGCACACCACCAAGAATTAAAAAGTCTGTTTCCAGAAGATTCCAGCCTGTTGCTTTGCCCAGCTGGTGCCTATTTGAGAGCTGCTACCCACCGGCATTCTCTACTTCGCCCCCTTCTGCCCtggaaatgaaaacatatttctCCACAGCCACTCTCTCAGAGTTGGCGTGGAGTCCAACAGTGCAGGATACAGCACCTGTGGACTAATGGGCGGCAAGTGGCTAGTTACATGTTTGCCACAGTCGCAGTTACAAAAACAGCTCAGAATGTGGGGAGTGAACTGATGGCTGTGCCCCAATGGTGGGAGAGCCAAAGACAGCTGATATGTCCGAACTTCATCTGACCGAACAGTGGATTGGTTGATGGACGCTCCCTCCCTAGACAATGCGAGACAAATTATGGCCGACAAAGCTGGAATTAACACTGTTTAACAGTGTGTACCCAGATTAATAGATCCATTTCACTGTAGTAGAGCGACAATTCAAGGCTTGTTAAATGAACCTCCATTATTTACAGAAATTTAAGCCAGAGCGGACAATATGATCCAGTTTAATGCAAACCAGTGATGATGGTGTGTGCAGAGCTCTAAGCCAGTGTTCTCCATCCCTCAGGTTGTGGCctggtaccggtccatgggtcaATTTGTactgggccgcacagaaagaatgcataacttacattatttccCTTTAATTCATTATCTGATTCTGACACCAAAAATGCGTATCTGTCCTttaaatgacccccccccccccattgtcaactgtgatttaaaataaacatatgTAAAAAGAATGACATTATGttgttaacatgaagtaaacCTACTGGCTCCATTGTAATGACTGCTGaccagtattttttatttttttgttgggttttattTGGTTTTCCATGTTCATGCAGATGCATGTGGCCATCTGGAGCTAGGTATTATCTGAAATTTAATAAGTTAGGATTTGAAGggctaatagaatggaccattATTATTGCAGTgagtaaaacaacattttatggCCATTCCAATTAAACATGGCTGTAGAAGTCCCTTATCAGCCCGGCTCaggaaatgaaagacaaaaaaaacattttgtgttattGAAGGCTTCCTTTATAAACTTAATTATATACTGCcatgttcatttcatttctataTGATGTAACTTGATTAAAGACCATTTAGATGATTTACAGCATTTGGATCAAGTTCATGGGCAGGATTGCATTTACAACAAGATGTAAAGAGTAACATGAGGTGCTATAGAACAAAAGCATTGTCAGGAAATGAATTAAGGATTATTGCAAGCAACAGTCAACATTAAGTCATATGTTTTGAATGGGTCTCGAATCAGTGTCTTGAGTTCTCCTTATTTTAAGGTACAGTAGTCAAAAATAGTTTTGGCAAACTTCAGTTCTCATAGCTCTCAAGACAGGTTTTTCTCAGAGGAAAAATCACTCGTTTGCCGTTCGGTCAACAGGATAAAGGACTCCTGTGTATCATGAGTCGTTGAAATTCTGGCCTCTCAATCAGAACTTTAAAGCTCAGAGCTTAATTTCTCAACCCCGCTTGTTTTTTCAGTTGCTACGCCCTCACACCCCATTGACCAGTACACAActtcataaacacacagaccCTATTCTGCTTGAGCCCCCAGGTCCTGTTTCCGGTCTGGGGTGTATAAAAGACAGCAGCCGGCATCTGTTTGGGCCTGGagcttacacacacatgccaggacacacacacacacacacacacacacatacacacacaatcctCCTTTGGCTTTAGACTCTTACTGAGCCAAAGACCAAAgggggatttttgtttttccacgtCTCAGCTATGCacaaaatttttgttgttgttaatgtgACGATAAAGGTTTCTTTTTAGCAATTGGCTTTAGTCCTTTTGCTCATAAAGCTGCTGCTTGTCAGAAGTGTTtactacgcacacacacatacacacacaagcacatgcacacactaatATCCTCTAATCATACGGAGTGTAAATCTAAGGGGGATTTCTTGTTTTATCATGTTTCAGGAACCAGCTTTAGTCCACCTTTCGTGGAGTATTGTTTTGTGTTGACTATTATGAAAGAGAAATTTTGGAATTTTACCACATTGATTAACTTTCGCATCATAATAATTAGCATGGGCTCAGAAAAATTAACCAGAGATGCTGCTCAGTTCTATGTGTCTTAATCCATGAAAAATTAAGTTTCAAATACTGCTTTTCAAAACCATCAGTTTATTGTTAAGTTAAGCACACTTTTCAATATGTAATGGCTTTTTTTGAGGTTGGTTTTGATTAGttaattaaatttaacatttcCAGTCTCCATGCTGTTTTCTGTCATTGGAAGTatcacatttttaattacacctccagataaaaaaaataatatatatatatataaattttaattcattttctccttccagAAAGCAACACTACCATCATGGAGGAGCAGTGCTACTACAATGAGACGATTGCCTTCTTCTACAACCGCAGTGGTAAAGACCTTGCTACTGATTGGAACACCGTCAGTCGGCTGGTGATGGGGCTGGGCATCACTGTGTGCATTTTCATCATGCTCGCCAACCTTCTGGTGATGATCGCCATCTACGTTAACAGGAGATTCCACTTCCCAATCTACTACCTGATGGCCAACCTAGCAGCTGCTGACTTCTTTGCTGGACTGGCCTACTTTTACTTGATGTTTAATACAGGACCCAACACAAGACGTCTCACTGTTTCAACATGGCTGCTGCGCCAGGGGTTGATCGACACCAGCCTGACGGCATCAGTGGCTAACCTGCTCGCCATCGCCATTGAACGCCACATCACTGTTTTCCGCATGCAGCTACACACTCGCATGAGTAACCGACGTGTGGTTGTGGTGATTGTTATAATCTGGACAATGTCCATACTGATGGGGGCCATCCCTAGCGTGGGCTGGAACTGTATTTGTAGCATTCACTCTTGCTCAAACATGGCACCACTTTACAGTAACTCCTACCTGGTCTTCTGGGCAGTGTTTAACCTTGTGACttttgttgtcatggttacacTGTATGCCCATATCTTTGTATATGTGCGCCAGAGGACCATGAGGATGTCACGGCACAGCTCTGGACCACGACGGAACCGAGATACCATGATGTCTCTGCTGAAAACTGTTGCGATTGTATTGGGTAAGGAACAATTTATCAGCCTATATatctatctgtgtctgtgtctgtcagtCAATCTTCATGCTTTCCATTAATACGCTGTTATTCTGTTGCTGTCATGTTTTAGTCCACATTGCATTTTGTATATTCCTGGCCCAAAGGAATACAAGTGACTTGTTACCATCTCAAGAGGATAGTGGTATCTAAGAAGTGGAATAAATAGTCTGCATGTTAACTAATTGCCAGTTGTTTTCAGTAAAGATCCCCACACCAGTGACCAATTTTTCACGATCCACAGAATATTGTGTTCTCTGACTATGTAAACACTAAAACTACCAAAAGAATGAGTAGACTCTTTTCTTTGATCATGAAAACAGTCTGTTTCTaccctttttaaaatgtttttagtaaTTGACAGTAAAGTATAAGCTGGTTTAACCAAGAACACCAGTTTTTGaccagaaaaatgaatgaatgaacaaatattttttgctgTAGTGACACAAACATCTCAACAATGGATTACTtctataaaacaaataaaaaagggCTTTTgatggtaaaagaaaaaaatctatttaaaaatatataatttgttCAACCTCtacatttaacaaaaacatacaatttatttatttatttttgctgttgcaGCTTTACTGAATCTCATGAGCTTTTATCTTGATGATGACACTCTTTCTCTTCGAACTACCACAACACAAACTATGTCTCCCAAAGTTTTGCTGTTGACTCTCTTGTCTCCTCCTGTATTTTTCTCATAAAGTAAATTCTGATGTCTGAACCaaacacagcactgctgcaccGTACAGGGGATTAGCTCATGACTACACTCATGTTGAAGTATATTGATAAAGGAGCTCTGCCACACCGTGGccctaccccaccccccacctgcTGAAAAACACAATTGACTCTTGAATAGTTTGCTCAATGTAAGCAAACTTGATTTTacttgttcttgaaaaaaaaataaagtggccAGGGATGACAATTTTGAATGTTGACCTAGACCTGGGTTTATTGGTGGAAAAACAATAAACTCAAATCCAGGAAGATCATCTTTGTGACATTCCCTGTCAAGCTTCCACATGACGATGGGTACTGTTTGCTGAAATTGTCTAATGGTCACTCATATAGTCATTGGCTTTTGTTAAACACCCTCATTAATCTTAAAGGGATTAAACACCCTTTAATCCACATACTTCCTTTCCTCAATGCTTCATGTGGTAAAACACACCTGTTAGGTTGCTAGTGTCTGTTAATTGTGACagacatacatatatacataaataaaagctgtCCACTTTGTAAGTCTCCAGGCCTCTTCAGATGAGTATTAAGACTCATATGGACTTATAATGGTATTGTAGCAGGCTAACTTGGttgtgtgtgtcctacctgaGTGTGAGTGTCAGTTGTGGGAAAATGACATTGACTCTCTCGCAGCAGGAGGTGTTGGTCCTAGACAAAACATACCAGAGGTTTCCATGTGATTTGTCTTCTGTGTGATGTGTTATCTCATCCAGTCGCCTCTGTTGTCTTTACTCCGATCTTAACTCAAAGCAGTGGACGGCAGGCTGAGCTCTGAGGGCCTTTAAACACTCGTGAAAATAAGTGTTTTGCTGCTTAGAGAAGCTTTCTAATGTTTCTTCTTATTCAACCTGTCTCATGGTtcagcagttgttttttttctgaaaagagATGGCTCACGTTCTAAGTCTACAGATATTTCCATGCCTCTTATGGACAAAGGGTGaagacatataaaataaatgtgcaagTGTGTGGATCACTTCTGGTTGCACCTCATAAAGACTATTCTGGCATGAGGGAATGAAAAGGAATGAAAGACACTGCTTGAGTTTATTGTCTTTCAACATTTAACATCTTCTTCCTATCATTAATTTAGTAGTATATGGTTGTATATGATATATTATACAGCTATGTGATCCCACTTTCACTGTTCTTTCGTTTGTATAACGACTGAGGgaaaagtttttgtgttgtcACAGATGCTCCATCTTCTCTTTGTTGTTTTACTAGAAACGCCTATAGAGTAAAGTCTGAGTCATCCCCTAACTCTCGCTACCATCGCTATAAAACGGTCTGCAAATAATGGAAAACATCTTCAGAATGCTAAGAGGTGACTTCATCCTAGGATAGCAAAGGATTCCTTAGAAATTAAACTGACCATGTCACACCCATTCTCAAGAGTTTCTCTATAACAATGACGTGACGGTTTAAGCTTATAATTTAAAACAGGTTTACTTAATCTAGAAATGGATCTACAGATATTTTTTATGTAATCACAAACTGCTCCTGGAGTGAAAGTCctgaaagagaaatgaagtaaCCTTCAGTGATCAGCTAAACTGTTGTGGCTCTGTGGTTGTATCCCCAAAAAGAGATTACTCACCTCTGTTGACAGTGGATAAGGGATTACAGAGGGATCTCTGCTGTGGGCTTTCAGTGAACTATACCTTCTTGGTTTAAATTTCTAGGAAATAAGAAAACATTCAGATGATTTGCATGCACAAAGAAGGACTTTGAAATATACTTCATGCTTAACTGTATTAGTTATCTTCTGATGATTTCTCAATCTGGAATCAAATTTTCTTATTGTGAATTCCTCaataattcttttttgtttctttttaattgtgCCAAACCCTTGCTGGGAAAGTAAGTCTTTTGAGCTGggtgtgatgtgtttttgttaaGTCTGGAATCTACTGCTATTTTTCTATGAGGTCATTTTTAAGCTCCAAGGATGTTATAAAATACACTGAGTTATTTGCAGCAGTACAATAGATTATTCTCATCTAAAGGACAATTATCTAGTCTTCAATTTAAGAAGAAATACCTCCATGCTTCTTTTTGGTCTGCACTGactggaacaaaacaaaaaatgtcaccACTTTGCTTATCAACTTTATATATCAAACCAAGGCATCACAATGTTGG encodes:
- the lpar1 gene encoding lysophosphatidic acid receptor 1; the encoded protein is MEEQCYYNETIAFFYNRSGKDLATDWNTVSRLVMGLGITVCIFIMLANLLVMIAIYVNRRFHFPIYYLMANLAAADFFAGLAYFYLMFNTGPNTRRLTVSTWLLRQGLIDTSLTASVANLLAIAIERHITVFRMQLHTRMSNRRVVVVIVIIWTMSILMGAIPSVGWNCICSIHSCSNMAPLYSNSYLVFWAVFNLVTFVVMVTLYAHIFVYVRQRTMRMSRHSSGPRRNRDTMMSLLKTVAIVLGAFIVCWTPGLVLLLLDVFCASCNVLTYEKFFLLLAEFNSAMNPIIYSYRDKEMSATFRQILCCQRQENVNGTAAEGSDRSASSINHTVLSGGIHHHHHNEHSVV